In Nisaea sediminum, a single genomic region encodes these proteins:
- a CDS encoding VOC family protein, producing MALKTLDHVNIRTKDLDAMVAWYGRVLDMHPGERPPFPFPGAWLYANSAAMVHLVGVTKDPAPYRPDAQLEHFAIQAEGLAEFLAHLRKEKVAYRCGVLPEMGIQQVNINDHDGNHIHVDFAPGEKADLTDYVGD from the coding sequence ATGGCGCTAAAAACCCTCGATCACGTGAATATCCGGACGAAGGATCTCGACGCGATGGTGGCCTGGTACGGCCGCGTCCTCGACATGCACCCGGGCGAGCGCCCGCCTTTTCCCTTCCCCGGCGCCTGGCTCTACGCGAACAGCGCGGCCATGGTGCATTTGGTCGGCGTGACGAAGGATCCGGCTCCCTACCGGCCGGACGCGCAGCTCGAACATTTCGCCATACAGGCCGAGGGCCTGGCCGAGTTCCTGGCGCATCTGCGCAAGGAAAAGGTTGCATATCGTTGCGGTGTGCTGCCGGAAATGGGCATCCAGCAGGTCAACATCAACGACCATGACGGCAACCACATCCATGTCGACTTCGCGCCGGGCGAGAAAGCGGATCTGACGGACTATGTCGGAGACTGA
- a CDS encoding TIGR04372 family glycosyltransferase, with amino-acid sequence MSETDPRQSGIRALLEYLASPAFDDRLRAVVSPYLDDRERTVVAPLPLARHIGHFGPEPHYLKTIFGRSYDRIALITPPRREPGITQGLFDLLGEEFMLIETDDKAVLNAGILNQGVTNKGGFDFYGAQILRFYRDYGLMRHLHGPLFLGMSPALLEKGRAWLAQLGLTPDSGFVLLHVRDKGYVASAANRLEGEMRATSLGNVRPAVDWLAGEGMPVFRIGGKDDEPLDHPSDIVFDVAKMPDREDWMDVFLCGACRFSVNCQSGPEGLVRAFDRPSLTTNLLPTVLGHHRPDDLFLYKSLFRGDASLPMSYEEILAADLPIALSAVPLPNPQVYADMAIRPVENSPGVILCATQEIYARCSGTAPPEPSDLKKRFLAASRAYQAKLEQNPEARARNLDLFTHALGWGSPADAQGDEVPNFV; translated from the coding sequence ATGTCGGAGACTGACCCACGGCAAAGCGGTATTCGCGCCCTTCTCGAATACCTCGCCTCTCCGGCTTTCGACGACAGGCTCCGTGCCGTCGTCAGTCCTTATCTCGATGACCGGGAGCGGACCGTCGTCGCGCCGTTGCCGCTCGCACGGCATATCGGGCATTTCGGCCCGGAACCGCACTATCTGAAAACCATCTTCGGCCGCAGTTACGACCGGATTGCGCTGATTACCCCTCCGAGACGGGAACCGGGGATCACCCAGGGGCTTTTCGATCTTCTCGGCGAAGAGTTCATGCTGATCGAGACGGACGACAAGGCTGTCCTTAATGCCGGCATCCTCAATCAGGGTGTGACAAACAAAGGCGGCTTCGATTTCTACGGGGCGCAGATTCTGCGGTTCTACAGGGATTACGGACTGATGCGGCACCTTCACGGCCCTCTTTTCCTCGGCATGAGTCCCGCGCTGCTGGAAAAGGGTCGAGCTTGGCTTGCGCAACTCGGCCTTACCCCCGATTCCGGGTTCGTTTTGCTGCATGTCCGGGACAAGGGATATGTGGCATCGGCCGCCAATCGCCTCGAGGGCGAAATGCGCGCGACCTCGCTCGGAAACGTCCGCCCGGCGGTCGACTGGCTCGCCGGCGAGGGAATGCCGGTCTTCCGCATCGGCGGCAAAGACGATGAGCCGCTGGATCACCCGAGCGATATCGTGTTCGACGTCGCGAAGATGCCTGACCGTGAAGATTGGATGGATGTATTCCTCTGCGGCGCCTGCCGGTTTTCCGTGAATTGCCAGTCCGGCCCGGAAGGGCTGGTCCGTGCCTTCGACCGGCCGAGCCTGACGACGAACCTTCTCCCCACTGTTCTCGGACATCACCGGCCGGACGACCTGTTTCTCTACAAGTCCCTGTTCCGGGGCGATGCATCCCTTCCCATGAGCTATGAGGAAATCCTCGCCGCCGACCTGCCTATCGCCCTGAGCGCGGTCCCGTTGCCGAATCCCCAAGTCTATGCCGACATGGCCATCCGACCGGTTGAGAACTCGCCGGGGGTGATCCTCTGTGCCACGCAGGAGATATATGCGCGATGCTCGGGCACCGCTCCGCCGGAGCCCTCGGACCTCAAGAAGCGTTTCCTCGCGGCTAGCCGGGCCTACCAGGCGAAACTGGAACAGAACCCGGAGGCGCGGGCGCGCAATCTCGATCTGTTCACACACGCGCTCGGCTGGGGATCGCCGGCCGACGCACAAGGCGATGAAGTGCCGAACTTCGTCTAG
- a CDS encoding winged helix-turn-helix domain-containing protein yields MTDQLPNRDARRLFLHLHALGDSPGRPFRRKDVPELIHRIGFVQVDSIRTVERAHHHILFSRANAYKPDWLHHHLERERTLFENWTHDASVIPVEFFRYWKPKFHRTRERLMRFDWWRERLGEDYEETCARIRAHIEENGPVRSRDLTADESHHDGSDENKAWWGWKPSKSALEHLWRTGQLAVSAREGFQKVYDLVEKVVPPEHYEPEVHDEEFIDWACRSALERLGFATPGELAAYWDAITPAEAKDWAERQGPETAIPVDIGNADGTVRRHLARPDALDLAGEVPPPPGRVRFLSPFDPALRDRKRLQRLFGYDYRIEVFVPEEKRQYGYYVFPMLEGDKLTGRIDMKADRPAGALRIRKLWLEPRLTLTPQRKAKIEAELQRWLKYLGLERAEGDGFEVAL; encoded by the coding sequence ATGACCGATCAACTTCCCAACCGCGATGCGCGCCGCCTCTTCCTCCACCTGCACGCCCTCGGCGACTCGCCGGGCCGGCCGTTCCGGCGCAAGGACGTGCCGGAGCTGATCCACCGGATCGGGTTCGTGCAGGTCGACAGCATCCGCACGGTGGAGCGGGCGCATCACCACATCCTGTTTTCCCGCGCCAACGCCTACAAGCCGGACTGGCTGCACCATCACCTGGAGCGCGAGCGGACCCTGTTCGAGAACTGGACGCACGACGCCTCCGTGATCCCGGTCGAGTTTTTCCGCTACTGGAAGCCGAAGTTCCACCGCACGCGCGAGCGGCTCATGCGGTTCGACTGGTGGCGCGAGCGGCTTGGAGAGGATTACGAGGAGACCTGCGCCCGGATTCGCGCCCATATCGAAGAGAACGGTCCGGTCCGCTCGCGCGATCTGACGGCGGACGAGAGCCATCACGATGGCTCGGACGAGAACAAGGCCTGGTGGGGCTGGAAACCGTCGAAATCGGCGCTCGAGCATCTCTGGCGCACCGGCCAGCTGGCCGTCTCGGCGCGGGAGGGGTTCCAGAAGGTCTACGATCTGGTCGAGAAAGTGGTGCCGCCGGAACATTACGAGCCGGAGGTGCATGACGAGGAGTTCATCGACTGGGCCTGCCGCTCGGCGCTGGAAAGGCTCGGCTTTGCGACTCCGGGAGAGCTTGCCGCCTACTGGGACGCGATCACGCCGGCCGAGGCGAAGGACTGGGCGGAACGCCAAGGACCGGAGACCGCGATCCCTGTCGATATCGGCAATGCGGATGGAACGGTGCGGCGCCATCTGGCGCGCCCCGATGCGCTCGATCTCGCCGGCGAGGTCCCGCCGCCGCCCGGACGCGTCCGCTTCCTCAGCCCGTTCGACCCGGCGCTGCGCGACCGCAAGAGGCTGCAGCGCCTGTTCGGCTACGATTACCGGATCGAGGTCTTCGTTCCGGAGGAGAAGCGGCAATACGGTTACTACGTCTTTCCGATGCTGGAGGGCGACAAGCTGACCGGCCGGATCGACATGAAAGCGGACCGCCCGGCGGGCGCGCTCCGCATACGTAAGCTCTGGCTGGAGCCGCGCCTCACCCTGACGCCGCAGCGCAAGGCCAAGATCGAGGCGGAACTGCAGCGCTGGCTGAAGTATCTCGGCCTGGAGCGGGCCGAGGGCGACGGGTTCGAGGTCGCGCTTTAG
- a CDS encoding (2Fe-2S)-binding protein codes for MITLNLNGTEHRLDAEGDMPLLWAIRDHVGLTGTKFGCGLAQCGACTVHVDGVPVRSCQTFLGDIEGAKVTTIEGIDGKVAETVQAVWADLDVPQCGYCQSGQIMSAAALLAETPKPTDEDIDAAMSGNLCRCATYQRIRAAIHEAADRLEA; via the coding sequence ATGATCACACTCAATCTGAACGGCACCGAGCACCGGCTTGATGCCGAAGGCGACATGCCTTTGCTATGGGCGATCCGCGACCATGTCGGTTTGACCGGCACGAAATTCGGCTGCGGCCTGGCGCAGTGCGGTGCCTGCACCGTCCATGTGGACGGCGTGCCGGTGCGCTCCTGCCAGACCTTCCTCGGGGACATCGAGGGCGCGAAGGTGACCACCATCGAGGGCATTGACGGCAAGGTGGCGGAGACCGTGCAGGCGGTCTGGGCCGATCTGGACGTGCCGCAATGCGGCTATTGCCAGTCCGGGCAGATCATGTCCGCAGCGGCGCTTCTCGCCGAGACGCCGAAGCCGACGGACGAGGATATCGACGCGGCGATGAGCGGCAATCTCTGCCGCTGCGCCACCTACCAACGCATCCGCGCCGCGATCCACGAAGCGGCCGACCGTCTGGAGGCCTGA
- a CDS encoding GFA family protein, which produces MLKGSCQCGAVIYEVDATPIDIYVCHCTECRKQSSSAFGISVIVPAEAMRIVEGKTRIWTRPTASGGEILCLFCETCGSRISHADPAEDVVSIKGGSLASPVDLTGVKHIWTQSKLPGITIPAGCESFEREPA; this is translated from the coding sequence ATGTTGAAGGGAAGCTGCCAGTGCGGCGCGGTGATTTACGAGGTCGATGCCACGCCGATCGATATTTACGTCTGCCATTGCACCGAATGCCGGAAACAGTCGTCCTCGGCTTTCGGGATCTCGGTGATCGTGCCGGCCGAGGCGATGCGGATTGTCGAAGGCAAGACCAGGATCTGGACACGCCCCACCGCGTCCGGAGGCGAGATCCTGTGTCTCTTTTGCGAGACCTGCGGGAGCCGGATCTCTCATGCGGATCCGGCCGAAGACGTGGTCTCGATCAAGGGCGGATCGCTTGCCTCTCCTGTTGATCTGACAGGCGTCAAGCACATCTGGACGCAAAGCAAGCTGCCCGGAATTACGATTCCCGCCGGATGCGAGAGCTTTGAGAGAGAGCCGGCGTAG
- a CDS encoding xanthine dehydrogenase family protein molybdopterin-binding subunit, protein MLVQKLNEMAREMTARAKTEAVSRRGFLLGAAATSAGVAIGFRPLAGLAATEPAKAGADLAAYIAIADDDTVTIYSSQFDMGQGSYHGIATLVIEELGADWSQVKVEGASGNVAHYGNILWGGQFQGSGGSTSMASSWDRYRKAGAAGRMMLAEAAAKEWDVPASEITVEKGVIAHAGSGKSAGFGAFARAAAGVTIPEDVALKDRSEWTEIGNPDLKRYDRVGKTKGQQDFTIDVKLPGMLTAVMIHPPKFGAMVASVEAAEARAVKGVTDVVTIHRGVAVVAKDMWAALKARDLVKVAWDESKAEKRGSAEIMAEYRDLVAKPPMAVARKDGDPDAALASAARVIEATYEFPYLAHAAMEPLNAVAAMNADGVLEIWGGHQMPDYYQQMASKFSDVPPEKIRMHVMKTGGGFGRRATPDAEVITEVAAIGKAIGWKAPVKLQWTRENDMRGGRYRPAYVHKMRAGLDADGKLVAWDNHIVGQSIVANTIFSGLIKDGVDATSVEGSSTLPYAIPNLGVGLTTAEVGVPVLWWRSVGSTHTAYATEVFLDEVIAATGADQVQFRLDLLKDHPRHAGVLRLAAEKAEWGKPLPEGHHWGVAVHESFHSYVAEIAEVSVENGQVIVHRVVAAVDVGTPINPDVIKAQVEGGIGFGLGSVLSEELTLTGGEVDQGNYDSYLPLRIDRMPTVEVHIVPSTERPTGIGEPGVPPIGPAIANAVFRASGQRVRTLPFEKGFKAA, encoded by the coding sequence ATGCTGGTACAGAAACTCAATGAAATGGCCCGGGAAATGACCGCACGTGCGAAGACCGAAGCGGTCTCTCGCCGTGGCTTCCTGCTCGGCGCCGCCGCGACCTCGGCAGGTGTTGCCATCGGTTTCCGCCCGCTCGCCGGGCTTGCCGCTACCGAGCCGGCGAAAGCCGGTGCCGATCTCGCGGCCTATATCGCGATCGCCGACGACGACACGGTGACGATCTATTCCTCCCAGTTCGACATGGGGCAGGGTTCCTATCACGGGATCGCCACGCTGGTGATCGAGGAGCTCGGCGCCGACTGGAGCCAGGTGAAGGTCGAGGGCGCTTCGGGCAATGTCGCGCATTACGGCAACATTTTGTGGGGCGGCCAGTTCCAGGGTTCCGGCGGCTCCACCTCCATGGCCTCCTCCTGGGACCGCTACCGCAAGGCCGGCGCCGCGGGTCGCATGATGCTGGCCGAGGCGGCGGCGAAGGAATGGGACGTGCCTGCCTCCGAGATCACGGTCGAGAAGGGCGTCATCGCCCATGCCGGTTCGGGTAAGTCCGCGGGCTTCGGCGCCTTCGCCAGGGCAGCAGCGGGCGTGACCATTCCGGAGGATGTCGCGCTGAAGGATCGTTCCGAATGGACGGAGATCGGCAACCCTGATCTCAAGCGCTATGACCGGGTCGGCAAGACCAAAGGGCAGCAGGATTTCACCATCGACGTGAAGCTCCCCGGCATGCTGACCGCGGTGATGATCCATCCTCCCAAGTTCGGTGCGATGGTCGCCTCCGTCGAAGCCGCCGAAGCCAGGGCGGTGAAGGGCGTCACCGATGTCGTCACGATCCATCGCGGCGTTGCGGTGGTCGCGAAGGACATGTGGGCCGCGCTCAAGGCCCGCGACCTGGTGAAGGTCGCCTGGGATGAGAGCAAGGCGGAGAAGCGCGGTTCGGCCGAGATCATGGCCGAGTATCGCGACCTCGTCGCCAAGCCGCCGATGGCGGTTGCCCGCAAGGACGGCGATCCGGACGCGGCGCTTGCCTCCGCCGCCCGGGTGATCGAGGCGACCTACGAGTTCCCCTATCTCGCCCACGCCGCCATGGAGCCGCTGAACGCTGTCGCCGCGATGAACGCGGATGGCGTGCTGGAGATCTGGGGCGGTCACCAGATGCCGGACTATTACCAGCAGATGGCCTCCAAATTCTCGGACGTGCCGCCGGAGAAGATCCGCATGCATGTCATGAAGACCGGCGGCGGTTTCGGCCGTCGGGCGACGCCGGATGCCGAGGTCATCACCGAGGTCGCGGCCATCGGCAAGGCGATCGGCTGGAAGGCGCCGGTGAAACTCCAGTGGACCCGCGAGAACGACATGCGGGGCGGCCGCTACCGTCCGGCCTATGTCCACAAGATGCGGGCGGGGCTCGATGCGGACGGAAAGCTGGTGGCGTGGGACAACCACATCGTCGGCCAGTCCATCGTCGCCAACACGATCTTCTCCGGCCTGATCAAGGACGGGGTGGACGCGACGTCGGTCGAGGGGTCCTCGACGCTGCCCTATGCCATTCCCAATCTCGGCGTCGGGCTGACGACGGCGGAGGTCGGGGTGCCGGTGCTCTGGTGGCGCTCCGTCGGCTCGACCCATACCGCCTATGCGACCGAGGTCTTCCTCGACGAGGTGATCGCGGCGACCGGCGCCGATCAGGTCCAGTTTCGCCTCGATCTGCTGAAGGACCATCCGCGCCATGCGGGCGTGCTGAGGCTCGCGGCGGAAAAGGCGGAATGGGGCAAGCCGCTGCCCGAGGGGCATCACTGGGGCGTCGCCGTTCATGAGAGCTTCCACTCTTATGTCGCGGAGATCGCCGAGGTCTCGGTCGAGAACGGTCAGGTGATCGTGCACCGGGTGGTCGCGGCGGTCGATGTCGGCACGCCGATCAACCCGGATGTCATCAAGGCGCAGGTCGAGGGCGGCATCGGGTTCGGTCTCGGCTCCGTGCTGAGCGAGGAACTGACCCTGACCGGTGGCGAGGTCGACCAGGGCAATTACGACAGCTACCTGCCGCTCCGCATCGATCGCATGCCGACGGTCGAAGTGCATATCGTGCCGAGCACGGAACGCCCGACCGGCATCGGCGAGCCGGGCGTGCCGCCGATCGGCCCCGCCATCGCGAATGCGGTGTTCCGCGCCAGCGGCCAGCGGGTCCGGACCCTGCCCTTCGAGAAGGGCTTCAAGGCCGCTTGA
- a CDS encoding ribbon-helix-helix domain-containing protein, whose protein sequence is MALDFNRGSMGSSKSRKNVYAGHRTSIILEEDFWDALEECAHDRELCIDTIVTDAEKAFPDMSRTAAVRMFLLEHFRAKADEPDPIH, encoded by the coding sequence ATGGCGTTGGATTTTAACAGAGGCAGCATGGGCTCGTCGAAATCGCGCAAGAACGTGTATGCGGGGCACCGTACGTCCATCATCCTCGAGGAGGATTTCTGGGACGCCCTGGAAGAGTGTGCGCACGACCGCGAGTTGTGCATCGACACGATCGTGACCGACGCCGAAAAGGCCTTTCCGGACATGAGCCGGACCGCGGCCGTACGGATGTTCCTGCTCGAGCATTTCCGCGCCAAGGCGGACGAGCCCGACCCGATCCACTGA
- a CDS encoding LysR substrate-binding domain-containing protein — protein sequence MSRDLLPHLPVVLAVARRGGFAAAAKELGMSASAVSHSVRMVEDRLGLPLFARTTRSVSLTDWGQLLVDSAGPSLAGLDDALERLKSAQGSVSGLLRLTVAQPFSSMAVIPVVKEMLRRYPDLKIELDSDKRFVDIVAGGFDAGVRLGGSIDQDMKTFRLTPPFRTIMAAAPSYVERRGLPNSLEDLANHDCMSYRMPSGGIYDWELESGTGEVRVPSTGNIIVNDWTIALELALEGLAIIYMFEPMLTDELAKGRLVEVLPEASVEETGLFLYYPDRMSNNPKLRAFIDTARSVLRRRHPAGAD from the coding sequence ATGAGCCGTGACCTTCTCCCCCACCTCCCCGTCGTTCTCGCCGTCGCCAGGCGCGGCGGGTTCGCCGCCGCCGCCAAGGAGCTCGGCATGAGCGCCTCGGCTGTCAGCCATTCCGTACGCATGGTGGAGGACCGGCTCGGCCTGCCGCTCTTCGCCCGCACCACCCGCAGCGTCTCGCTAACCGACTGGGGCCAGCTGCTGGTGGATTCGGCCGGGCCGTCACTTGCCGGGCTGGACGATGCGCTGGAGCGGCTGAAGTCTGCGCAGGGCAGCGTTTCGGGTCTGCTCCGGCTCACCGTCGCCCAGCCTTTCAGCTCGATGGCGGTCATCCCCGTGGTGAAGGAAATGCTCCGGCGCTATCCCGACCTGAAGATCGAACTCGATTCCGACAAGCGCTTCGTGGATATCGTGGCCGGGGGATTCGATGCCGGCGTGCGGCTCGGCGGCAGTATCGATCAGGACATGAAAACCTTCCGCCTGACCCCGCCGTTCCGGACCATCATGGCTGCCGCACCGTCCTATGTCGAACGCCGCGGACTGCCGAACTCCCTCGAGGATCTGGCGAACCACGATTGCATGTCCTACCGCATGCCGTCCGGCGGGATCTACGACTGGGAACTGGAATCCGGGACAGGCGAAGTCCGGGTGCCGAGCACCGGAAACATCATCGTCAACGACTGGACGATCGCTCTGGAACTCGCGCTCGAAGGCCTCGCCATCATCTACATGTTCGAGCCGATGCTCACTGACGAGCTGGCCAAAGGCCGTCTGGTCGAGGTGCTGCCGGAGGCTTCCGTCGAGGAAACGGGTCTCTTCCTCTATTACCCGGACCGCATGTCCAACAACCCGAAGCTGCGCGCTTTCATCGATACCGCGAGGTCGGTACTGCGGCGGCGGCATCCCGCCGGCGCGGACTGA
- a CDS encoding O-linked N-acetylglucosamine transferase family protein has product MNDLSSLDAARSAHHAGDLPRAIAGYRAFLAEAPDPEVSNLLAIALDGSGAAEMAEATLAEAFSQHPSHAGVALNLARLRLRRGAAAEALEPLRIAAASGDPSAAGLLFETAWAAGSHADVVTSGKRLAETGGLDESQAERLAELAVRSGSAETDAFLKMGLARFPLSARLHLLQAHHLARKGASRDALTAFSKSLAIAPTDLDATHNAARMLDLLGDFASAIRMNSRSRALAPVWADGLTLGARLEALHGSVATARRLGKEAVASAPHSATAHAAKALAAFAAGRQEAAIAEHRRSLLLVPGDASEWNDRGAMLKPFGANGAADTAFRRARLIAPELLPAIKNHAALLFDMTDMKGAATAYDAALALVPDDAALAVKRAMTFPTILRSEAEIDAIRADIEARMRTLKSSGGRIADPLKDVGRPNFYLAYHGRNDRDLQTLIAETYLALCPELGFVAPHCCAPAPLDGRRLRIGFLSRYFYDHSVKFISEGIIRNLDPKRFEVHLISPTAEEKVDIFPPGSGPAGFTRIPEDLSKARAEIAALELDVLVFGDIGMEPLSYYLGFSRFAPVQCVMQGHPVTTGLPHMDYFVCGALQEIEGCEAHYTESPIRTADIPLCYPALPKVPPKPLSHFGLPEERTLYFCPQTLFKFHPDFDAILGGILEGDPNGMVVLLKDRQETRNRQLQARLDDTLGALTERIHWVGRTPKLDYYALLMHSAVMLDTTHFCGGNTTIQALGLGIPPVTLPADYVRGRMTIGWLKAIDVMELVAKDHADYVRIALACGTDPEWRARVVGKIEARKHELIENQGCVRELEAFFPKAYDAALRGERLRWIAGADRPLDG; this is encoded by the coding sequence ATGAATGACCTTTCCAGCCTCGACGCCGCGCGATCCGCACATCATGCGGGCGACCTTCCCCGTGCCATCGCGGGATACCGCGCCTTTCTTGCCGAAGCCCCCGACCCGGAAGTCAGCAATCTGCTGGCGATTGCGCTCGACGGAAGCGGCGCGGCCGAAATGGCGGAAGCAACGCTCGCAGAGGCGTTCAGCCAGCATCCGTCCCATGCCGGTGTCGCGCTAAACCTTGCACGTCTCAGGCTCCGCCGGGGCGCGGCAGCGGAGGCTCTGGAGCCTCTGCGGATCGCGGCGGCAAGCGGAGATCCCTCCGCTGCCGGCCTTCTGTTCGAAACCGCATGGGCTGCCGGATCGCACGCCGATGTCGTGACCAGCGGGAAAAGGCTTGCCGAGACCGGCGGGCTCGACGAGTCCCAGGCGGAACGTCTCGCCGAACTGGCTGTCAGATCCGGGTCCGCGGAGACCGACGCGTTCCTGAAGATGGGGCTCGCTCGCTTTCCCCTCTCGGCCCGGCTGCACCTCCTGCAAGCGCATCACCTGGCTCGGAAAGGGGCCAGCCGCGATGCCCTGACCGCATTCAGCAAGAGCCTCGCCATCGCACCTACGGACCTCGATGCGACCCATAATGCCGCGCGGATGCTGGACCTTCTGGGAGACTTCGCTTCGGCCATACGGATGAACAGCCGATCCCGCGCGCTGGCGCCGGTATGGGCGGATGGGCTGACCCTCGGCGCGCGGCTCGAAGCGCTGCACGGTTCGGTCGCGACTGCGCGGCGGCTTGGCAAAGAGGCGGTGGCATCGGCACCGCATTCCGCGACGGCTCATGCCGCGAAAGCGCTTGCGGCATTTGCCGCAGGACGGCAGGAGGCAGCAATCGCGGAGCATCGCCGCAGCCTGCTGCTCGTCCCCGGCGACGCTTCGGAGTGGAACGACCGCGGTGCCATGCTGAAACCGTTCGGCGCGAACGGTGCAGCGGACACCGCCTTTCGCCGTGCCAGACTGATCGCGCCGGAACTACTGCCTGCGATCAAGAATCACGCAGCCCTGCTGTTCGACATGACGGACATGAAAGGTGCCGCGACGGCTTACGATGCTGCTCTGGCGCTGGTGCCTGACGACGCGGCTCTGGCGGTGAAGAGGGCGATGACCTTTCCGACCATCCTGCGTTCGGAAGCCGAGATCGATGCCATTCGCGCCGATATCGAGGCCCGGATGCGGACCTTGAAAAGCTCGGGCGGGCGGATCGCTGATCCCCTCAAGGATGTTGGCCGCCCCAATTTCTACCTCGCCTATCATGGCAGGAACGATCGGGATCTGCAGACCCTGATCGCCGAGACCTATCTGGCGCTCTGCCCGGAGCTCGGTTTCGTCGCGCCCCATTGCTGCGCCCCGGCCCCCCTTGACGGGCGACGGCTCCGGATCGGGTTTCTCTCGCGATACTTCTACGATCACTCGGTCAAGTTCATCAGCGAAGGGATCATCCGTAATCTCGATCCGAAGCGGTTCGAAGTGCACCTGATCAGCCCCACGGCGGAAGAGAAGGTCGATATCTTCCCACCCGGCAGCGGGCCCGCCGGATTTACCCGGATACCGGAGGATCTTTCCAAGGCGCGGGCGGAGATCGCGGCACTGGAATTGGACGTCCTGGTTTTCGGCGACATCGGCATGGAGCCGCTCAGCTACTATCTCGGCTTTTCCCGCTTCGCCCCCGTACAATGCGTGATGCAGGGCCATCCGGTGACGACGGGGCTCCCGCACATGGACTATTTCGTCTGCGGAGCTCTGCAGGAGATCGAGGGCTGCGAGGCGCACTATACCGAGTCGCCGATCCGGACCGCGGACATTCCGCTCTGCTACCCGGCATTGCCGAAGGTGCCGCCAAAGCCGCTCTCCCATTTCGGTCTGCCGGAAGAGCGGACGCTCTATTTCTGTCCGCAGACCCTGTTCAAGTTTCACCCGGATTTCGATGCCATTCTCGGCGGTATTCTGGAGGGTGATCCGAACGGCATGGTGGTTCTGCTGAAGGACCGGCAGGAGACCCGCAACCGTCAGCTCCAGGCGCGGCTGGACGACACGCTTGGCGCGCTGACCGAGCGCATCCACTGGGTCGGCCGCACGCCGAAGCTCGACTACTACGCACTCCTGATGCACAGCGCTGTCATGCTCGACACAACGCATTTCTGCGGCGGGAATACGACCATCCAGGCACTCGGGCTGGGTATCCCGCCGGTCACGCTGCCGGCGGATTATGTCCGCGGCCGTATGACGATCGGCTGGCTGAAGGCGATCGACGTCATGGAACTGGTGGCGAAGGATCATGCCGATTATGTCCGCATTGCGCTCGCCTGCGGCACCGATCCCGAATGGCGTGCGCGGGTCGTTGGGAAGATCGAGGCGCGAAAGCACGAGCTGATCGAGAATCAGGGCTGTGTGCGCGAACTGGAGGCGTTCTTCCCAAAGGCCTATGACGCGGCTCTGCGCGGAGAGCGCCTGCGGTGGATTGCGGGCGCCGACCGGCCTTTGGACGGCTAG